The sequence below is a genomic window from Lentimicrobium saccharophilum.
GAAGACATTCCCGGCCTTTATGGAATGAACCGGATAAAAAGCCTCCCGGAACCTCTTGAATCCCTGATCGACCGCGCACGGTTCAACCTGATTCTGCATCCGAAATCAAAAGGAAGTGCCCGTGAGTGGGGCAGTGCCAATTTCGCGAAACTATCGGCCATGCTTCCTGCATCAGAATATAAGGTATTTATTACCGGAACAGCGGCTGAAGGCGCCATGCTGAAAGAAGAAGGCTTTTTTGATAAGGCCGGTGAAGTGACTGATACTACAGGAAAAATGAGTCTGGATGAAATGATTTCGTTCATCAATACAGCTGACGGCCTGATCGCAGCCAGCACAGGTCCGTTGCATCTGGCCGCTGCACTGGGCAAGGTGGCGCTGGGTATTTATCCACCTATCCGGCCTATGCATCCCGGACGCTGGGCCCCACTGGGTAAAAGAGCTGATTACCTTGTTGCAGATAAGGAATGCAGCCAATGCAGAAAAACAGGCCCCTGCCAATGTATGCTGAGCATCAGCCCTTTGCAGGTAAAACAAAAACTTGATTCGTTGGTTAACCCATAACTTTATAGAACCAAAGCTATGCACAAAGACGGTGAATGGTTTGTCATTGTCAATCCTAATGCCGGTCGGCGTAAAGGAGAGAAGGACTGGCTTGAAATAGCACGACTGATGAACGAGGCAGGCATCAGCTTTACCAATGTCTTCACCGAGCACCCCAACCACGCGGTAAGGCTTGCCCGCAAACATATCGAGGCCGGATTCAGAAAGATCATCGTGGTGGGTGGCGATGGCACCCTGAATGAGGTGGTGAACGGCATCTATACCCAAAAGCGTTTGCCGCCCGCCGAAATCACCCTGGCCATGATCCCGGTGGGAACCGGAAATGACTGGGGCCGGTCATTCAACATTCCCCTGGATTATAAAGGTGCCATTGATGTGATTGCACGCGAAAATACCAGACTCCAGGATGTGGGCAAAGTAAGCTATCACAGCAAGGACCTTCAGAAACAACGGCATTTTATCAACATGGCCGGGCTTGGATTCGATGCCATGGTAGCCAAACGCACCAACAAGGTGAAGCAGGAAGGCAAAAGCGGCCCCTTCTCATACCTGATCAGCCTCTTTACCAGCCTGATCAGTTACAAAGCGACTTATGCCAGGGTAAAGGTTGACGGACAGGAACTGAAAGCGGGCGTTTTCACCATGAGTGTCGCCATCTGCCGCTTTAACGGAGGAGGGATGATGCAGGCGCCGAATGCCATCCCCGACGACGGCCTCTTCGATGTAACCGTAATCACCCGCGTGAGCAGACTGCTGGTTATCCGCAGCGTGAAAAAGCTTTACGATGGCTCTTTTCTGAAACTTCCCCAGGTAAAGACATTCAGGGGAGCAAAGGTGGAAATAGAGTCGGATCAACCCATGTACCTCGAAACCGACGGCGAATCGCTCGGACATACACCTATGAATTTTGAAGTAATTCCGCTGGGGATTACTGTTGTGGCCGGGAACTAAACATTTTCCAGCCCGCCGGACTTAATTGCATTAGAACAGACAAGCTCTTGGCAGGAATATATATCCATATCCCCTATTGCAGGCAAAAATGCCACTACTGCAACTTTTTCTCGGTCGCTTCCACGAAGTTTATGCCCGAAGTCGCTTCGGCTATTGCCCGCGAAGCTGTGCTCCAGCATTCGTATCTTAACGACGCAACAGTTTCATCAGTTTATTTCGGCGGCGGAACCCCTTCCCTGCTCAATTCTGCTCTCCTTGGCGGGATTATGGATGCCGTTACAAACAACTTTTCCCTTTCGGGGGATGCGGAAATCACCCTGGAAGCAAATCCAGACGATGTGAGCCGTGATAGTCTGAAAGCCTGGAAAGAGCTCGGCATCAACCGGCTGAGTATGGGCGTTCAGTCTTTCCGTAATGAAGATCTGCGCTATCTGAACCGCATCCACACAGGAAGCAAGGCCCTGGAATGCATTGACCTGGCGCAGGATAACGGATTTGAAAACCTCACCATTGACCTTATTTACGGATTCCCGGTGCTGAGCGACGAGGCCTGGCTCGGGAACCTTCAGCAGGTCATCAACAGAAAAATCCCGCACCTTTCGGCTTACGCGCTCACGGTAGAACCGCGCACAGCACTCGATGTGATGATCCGCAAGGGGAAAATTGCCCCGGTGGAGGAAGGTCAGGCGGTGCGGCATTTCGAACTGCTGATGGAAGCCATGGAAAAAGCCGGATACCTGCATTATGAAATCTCCAACTTTTGCAAACCTGACCGGTATGCCAGGCATAATACTGCCTACTGGAAAGGCGAACCCTACCTGGGACTGGGCCCGTCGGCGCACTCTTTCAATGGAGGATCAAGGCAATGGAATGTTTCAGGAATCGGAGAATACCTGCAGGCCATCGAAAGCGGAAAAATTCCGCATGACATTGAAATCCTTGAAATAAATCAGCAATTCAATGAATATGTAATGACCGGACTGCGAACCATGTGGGGCTGCCGGGAAAGCGAAATTGCACTTCGGTTCGGAAAAGATTACCTGAGTCATTTCGTGAAAGGCATCGTTAAATACGTTGCTTCAGGCCATATCCTGAAAGACCACGAAGTTTATATCCTGACCAATAAAGGGAAACTTATGGCCGACGGCATTGCGGCAGATCTGTTTGCGGACGACGGATTGTAAATATTGACATCAGAACGGAACGTTTGCATCAGTCCGGAACACACGGTTATTCTCCATACATTCGCTTCACTAAATAATCCATGACTTCCATGAGAAAACTGTTACTGCTGATATCCGTAACTTTATTGGCCGGCTGCTCCCATAAAATAAGCACAAATTTTCAATCCGCGACTCCGGCACCGGCAGATACCTTATGCAACCCTGAAATTCTGAAAAACAGCGACCTTTTCGGACTCGATGCCCAATATCTGGGAAGTATAACGCTGGATGAGCCAATCGTTTACATGCGCCGGAAAGTTTGCTCTGAAGAGGCAGCCATTGAAATATTAAAATCCAATGCATGTAGCCTGAATGCCAACCTCATAAATATCATTCTGGAAATCAAACCGGGAGCAGATTATCCCCCATATCACAGAAGTGCCTGTTACAGATGCATTGCAAAATATTACTACGTTAAAATAGATGAAAATTCAAAGCCCATCCTTAAAGAAGATGTCCGGAAAACGATCAGCTGGGAGGATAAAACAAAAATCAGATGGGACAATTTTATGATAGAACTGCCGGAGTCAAGCGAAGTCCCATACGAGTTTATCTCAAGAATTTTTGTAAGCTGGAAATGGTCACACTGGACGGGAGTTTGTAAAAATTATAAAGCTCAGGCGGTTTTTTACAGCGATATCTCGAAGGTTAAGAAATCATTTAAAACCACCGAAAATGAAAAACATATTAAGTTGCTCTTTACTTTAACCCAACTCTATGCAAAAAGGTTAGAGAACAATCTGAATTCATGGAAGCCAATAATTGGAAACAGGAAGAAATTATTCAGCATAATCAATTGGTATCATATGGATTTGGAAAACGCTAAAACAAGGTTTTATGAGGAGACAGAATACGGTGAAAATGAAGCGGCTCTTAAAAAATGGGAAGACGAAATAAATACAGAATTGGAGCAGCTTACCAATGGTGAGAAAGACCCCAACGAGAAGTAAAGCATGTTGCGATGCATTTGCAGGCAATGACAGGTGCAGGAAAATGTTATTTTCTTTATTTCTCACATATGGATTTCGATGTTGTCGCAGACTACGCCGAACAGTCATTTATCATTGCTTTTCAGCACAATCCGTATGGTAACCGGCTGGTGGTCGGCTTCGGTAAAACCGGTTTCGGTAGTTTCAACGTTCAGCAAGTCAATATTGGGTGATAATACAAAGAAATCAATCAGGGTGGTTCTGGTTTTGCCTGCCGTATAAGGGATGTTTACATCACGGTTGGTGCTATGCAGGGGATCATAGGCAAACTTCCAGCCTTCAGGCAGAAAATCATCAGGAATGGGAGGCTCGATCAGTTTTGGCAGGTATTGCGGCAGCAGCAGGGCTGTGTCGAATCCCACCGGATTCTGGTTCCAGTCGCCCCCTATCAGTACAAAATTTCCTTTGGTATATTCGGTTTCCATCAGTTCCCTGAGCTGGGCAAGTTCGGTTTTGCGAATCTCCGCTGCATCACTGAAGGCCGAATTGTGGGTGTTAACCAGTACCAGTTCTTTCCCGAATCCCGCATTATACCTGGTTACCAGGTAACAACGCTTCAGCATAAACAGTCTCATCGGCCATGAGTAGCCTGATTTAAATGCAACCCGAACCGCACCGGAGGGTGTATGCTTTGACAGGGTTAAAAGTCCTGCCCTGACCTTCCCCATAGGGTTGGTGACCGGTAAAGGCACCCAGGCCTGATAGTTCATGGCGAAGTAATTTCCGAAATCGCTGAAATGATCCGTGACCATCTTCAACTGATTCGAATACCAGCTTCGTCTGGCACATGCATCCACCTCCTGCAGCAACATAAAGTCATGTCCTGAAAAGGTCTCCAGCCTTTTCAGGACGCCGTCTTCATATACCGATAATTGTTCCCTGCCGGGCCGGGCCATCTTTCCGCCTTCATAAAAAAAGTCCATTTCGGCGCCCAGACCGCAATAGCCGATGTTGTAAGTTGTTATTGTCATTGTATCGGGAACAATTCCCGCCTGCCCTTCCACAGGAAGATGAACCATTTCACCGGGGCTGAACTCCCGGATGGTTTGCCAGGCAAGAAAACCTGCAATCAGAATCAGCAAGGCAAGCAGGATGCCGGCTAAAACGCGCAGCATGGCTGAAATTGTTCTTTTCACGGTCATGACAGGAATGTTTATGAAATATTCTCAAATTTATAACAAAAATCCTGAATTTCAACTCCCGGAATCAGCCCGGTTTCTCGTACACGGAACTGAAGTGACGTGGATTCCTGTATGGATAAATCCGGATATAATTATCCTGACTCATTCCTGGTTGTAACCATTATGCGGATATACTATCTAACCTCCGGTTATTACAGGCCTGAAGCCGTATTTGATGAGAAATCAAAAAATAATTAATTTTACATCCCGATAATCGCAGTTTAATAAA
It includes:
- the hemW gene encoding radical SAM family heme chaperone HemW; translation: MAGIYIHIPYCRQKCHYCNFFSVASTKFMPEVASAIAREAVLQHSYLNDATVSSVYFGGGTPSLLNSALLGGIMDAVTNNFSLSGDAEITLEANPDDVSRDSLKAWKELGINRLSMGVQSFRNEDLRYLNRIHTGSKALECIDLAQDNGFENLTIDLIYGFPVLSDEAWLGNLQQVINRKIPHLSAYALTVEPRTALDVMIRKGKIAPVEEGQAVRHFELLMEAMEKAGYLHYEISNFCKPDRYARHNTAYWKGEPYLGLGPSAHSFNGGSRQWNVSGIGEYLQAIESGKIPHDIEILEINQQFNEYVMTGLRTMWGCRESEIALRFGKDYLSHFVKGIVKYVASGHILKDHEVYILTNKGKLMADGIAADLFADDGL
- a CDS encoding endonuclease/exonuclease/phosphatase family protein, translated to MTVKRTISAMLRVLAGILLALLILIAGFLAWQTIREFSPGEMVHLPVEGQAGIVPDTMTITTYNIGYCGLGAEMDFFYEGGKMARPGREQLSVYEDGVLKRLETFSGHDFMLLQEVDACARRSWYSNQLKMVTDHFSDFGNYFAMNYQAWVPLPVTNPMGKVRAGLLTLSKHTPSGAVRVAFKSGYSWPMRLFMLKRCYLVTRYNAGFGKELVLVNTHNSAFSDAAEIRKTELAQLRELMETEYTKGNFVLIGGDWNQNPVGFDTALLLPQYLPKLIEPPIPDDFLPEGWKFAYDPLHSTNRDVNIPYTAGKTRTTLIDFFVLSPNIDLLNVETTETGFTEADHQPVTIRIVLKSNDK
- a CDS encoding glycosyltransferase family 9 protein codes for the protein MSRQRNYRKIIISRTDSIGDVVLTLPLLGLLKKYYPGTDIVFLGQSYTRAVVKACEHADEFIDWKEISSLPFPEQVKFMHNLQAGLILHVFPVKEIAHLAKRAGIPERIGSTGRLYHYSTCNKLVRLSRKNSPLHEAMLNIRLTSGLLKGSMIPVEDIPGLYGMNRIKSLPEPLESLIDRARFNLILHPKSKGSAREWGSANFAKLSAMLPASEYKVFITGTAAEGAMLKEEGFFDKAGEVTDTTGKMSLDEMISFINTADGLIAASTGPLHLAAALGKVALGIYPPIRPMHPGRWAPLGKRADYLVADKECSQCRKTGPCQCMLSISPLQVKQKLDSLVNP
- a CDS encoding diacylglycerol/lipid kinase family protein; translated protein: MHKDGEWFVIVNPNAGRRKGEKDWLEIARLMNEAGISFTNVFTEHPNHAVRLARKHIEAGFRKIIVVGGDGTLNEVVNGIYTQKRLPPAEITLAMIPVGTGNDWGRSFNIPLDYKGAIDVIARENTRLQDVGKVSYHSKDLQKQRHFINMAGLGFDAMVAKRTNKVKQEGKSGPFSYLISLFTSLISYKATYARVKVDGQELKAGVFTMSVAICRFNGGGMMQAPNAIPDDGLFDVTVITRVSRLLVIRSVKKLYDGSFLKLPQVKTFRGAKVEIESDQPMYLETDGESLGHTPMNFEVIPLGITVVAGN